The genomic interval CAGGCCCGCGGGCATCTGGAGGTCGAGCACCAGCTCCCCCACGCGGCGCGGCGGCGGCGTCATCCGCTTCTCCACGCGCGCGCGCACCTCGCCGTGCAGCGGGATGTTCTCGCGCCCGGCCATCAACTGCATCGTCGTCACCGCGCAGGACGCGAGCGACGCGGCCAAGAGGTCCGTGGGCGAGAAGCTGCCCCCGGTGCCTCCGTTGTCGCGCGGTGCTTCCGTCTGGAGTGCCGTCCCGGAAGGTCCATGGGTGAGCTGCGTCTTGAACTGCGGCGCGCTCACCAGGGTCATCACCACGCCGGGACTGGGCACCACGGGCTGCTGACTCATCGAGGACTCCTGTTTCGAGGAAGGGGCGTTCAGCGGACGTAGGCCTCGTGCTTGCCGGCGTCCTTCTTCGTGGCGGGCTCGGCTTCCTCGATGCTCCAGTCCAGCGTCTTCATGAGCGCCTTGCTGCGCTTGCGCACGTCCCCGTCCAGGAACGCGAGGGCCTCGCCCATCTTGTCCATGAGCCGCATGGGCTTGCGCTTGTTCTTCGGCTCGTTGAGCAGCGCGTGCGTCAGCCAGGGGAACACCGCCGTCACGTCGCAGTGCACGTACACCGAGCCGGTCTCCACCGCCTCCACCGAGACCTTGCCCCAGGTGTGGCCCTCGCCCGCGGGGCAGCTCGACAGCGCGCCGTTGTCCACCGGGTCCACGCAGAACTGCACGTCGATGTCGAAGCCCGTGGTGGGCACGTTGAGGATTTGATCCAACAGCGGCTCGCCCTGGAGCGTGTAGTTCTTGGGCACGCCGCCGCCGAGGATCCAGATGGCCAGGCGCTTGGAGAAGTTGTGGCGGCAGAAGTGCTGCATCGCCGCCATCGAGTAGACGTCGTCGTTGATGTCCAACTCGAACTTGAAGTCATCGCCGAGCAGCCGCTTGAGCTTGACGATGTTCAGGAAGATGGAGCCGTCCTGCACCGCGCCCACCCAGATGGGCACCGCGTGCTTGTAGCAGGTGGACAACAGCGACGGCTGCTTCACGCCCAGCTGCTTCTCGATGCCGTGGATGGCCTTGCCGAGCAGGTAGTGGAACTCGGGCGTGGTCATCTTCCGCTGGAACTCGGGGCCCCGGATGATGGCGGAGAAGAGGCGGTCCGTGTCGAGCAGCGCCTCTTCCCAGAAGCCCAGGTCGTAGATGCGGATGATGCGCGCCAGCCGGTACTGGAGGTCACCCGCGTTCGGGTTCACCTCGCGGATGGCGTGGCCGATGATGCGGTGCGCGTCGTGGTAGAGGTTGGCGCCCGTGGTGGTGATGGCGGAGATGACGCCCTTCTCGATGAGCGGGATGAGGCAGCTCTGGTGCAGCCCCGCGGGCGTCATCGCGCCGGACAGCGTGAGGAAGATGGAGGCGTCCTGTTCCATCGACTTGGACATCAGCTCGAACGCGGTGCGCTCCTGGCGCCCCACGTAGGCGCTGAAAGCGTGGGCGAGCAGCTCCGCCGGCTTTTCCTTGCCAGTGATGGGGCGGGGGTCCGCCTTGCGCGCGCCAGAGTAGGCGTGACGCAGGGACTTCTTCGGGCTCGAGGAGGTCTTGGCCATGGCGCGGCGATCTAGCACCGCCAGCCGGTCAAGGGGAGCGTCGCCTTTCTACCCTGTCGACTTGTCGCGCTCCGGACGCCTCCAACGGTTCCCCCCGAGGGCCCGGGTGGCATATGAGCAGCGTCTTGCGTCCCCCTGGAGGGCCTCATCCTTGATTGACCTGCACTCCCACACCACGGCCAGTGACGGCCAGTACACGCCTCAGGAGCTGATGAGCCGCGCCAGGGCGGCGGGCGTGACGGTGCTGGCGGTGACGGACCACGACACCGTGGCGGGGCTCGCCCAGGCCGAGGAGGCCGCCCGCGCGCACGGGGTGGAACTGGTGCCGGGCATCGAGTTGTCCGCTTTCGTCCTCGGGCGAGAGGCCCACATCCTGGGCCACTTCGTGAACCGCGAGGACCCGGCCCTCTCCCTCTTCGAGGAGCGGCTGCGCAAGGAGCGAGACGACCGCATGGAGGCGATGGTGGCCCGCATGCGCGAGCTGGGCTACCCCATCCGGATGGAGCACGTGAGAGCCGTGGCGGGAGACGCGCAGCTCGGGCGCCCCCATCTGGCGCGGGTGATGGTGGACCAGGGCTGGTGCCGCGACGTGAAGGACGCCTTCGACCGGTTCCTGGGCACGGGCCGCATGGCCTGGGTGGAGCGCTTCAAGCTGGACGGTGCGGACGCCATTCAGCTCATCCGCCATGCGGGCGGCACCGCGACGCTGGCCCACCCCGCCTCCTCGAGGCTGGAGCGAGGGGAGATTCGCGCGCTGGCCCAGGCGGGGCTCGCGGGCCTGGAGATGTCTCACTCGGACCCCAACCCGAGCGTGCAGCGCAAGTACCTCGGGTTCGCCGCGGAGTTCGACCTGGTCCCCACGGCGGGCAGCGACTTCCATGGCGAGAAGGTCGTCCCGGATCAGCGCCTGGGCTCGGCCGCCATGGCCCCGGAGCTGTTCCAGAAGCTGCGCGCCCGAGCGGCTATCCCTTCAGCGCGCCCGCGGTGAGCCCCGCGACGATGCGCCGCTGGAGCACGAGCACCAGCAGGACGAGCGGCACCGTCACGATGACCGAGGCCGCCATGATGAGCCCCCAGGGCAGCTCGTAGGCCGAGCCACCGCTCAACAGCGCGATGGCCACCGGCACCGTGCGCTTCGCGTCCGTGAGCGTGAAGGTCAGCGCGAAGAGGAACTCGTTCCACGCCGCGATGAAGGCCAGGAGCCCCGTCGTCACCAGCGCGGGCCCCAGGAGCGGAAGGAACACGCGGGTGAGCACCATCCAGGGCGTGGCCCCATCGACGACGGCGGCCTCCTCCAGCTCGACGGGCAGCTCGCGCATGAACGTGGTGAGCAACCACACGGTGAAGGGCAAGGTGAGCACCAGGTTGGACAGCACCAACGCGGGCAGCGTGTTGTAGAGCCCGAGTCCTCGAACCAGCTCGAACATGCCGGAGAGGACCGCGACCTGCGGGAACATGGACACGCCCAGGAGCGCGAGCAGCAGCGTGCGCCGGCCTCGGAACGACACACGGCCGAGCGAATGCGCCGCCGTCACGCCGAGCAGGAGCGACAGCCCCACCACCCCCGAGGACACGAGGATGGAGTTGAGGATGTTGCGCGCGAAGGGCTGCTGCGCGAACACCTGCGTGTAGTTGCTCCACGCGGGATGCGCGGGCCAGGGGCGCGGCTCGAACAGCGCGCTCCCCGTCGTGAGTGACGAGGCGATGGCCCAGTAGAACGGGAACAGGGTGTACAGCAGCACGAGCGCGACGAGCCCCGCGAACGCCACACGGCGAAGGACGCGCGTCATGACTCCCCCACGTCCAGCCGAACTCGGCCCAGCACGAGATACACCGCGGTGAGCAGCGCGATGAGGAGCACGAGCAGTGTGGCCGCGGCGCTGCCCACGCCCAGCTCCTGGAACTCGAACATCCACTGGCGGGCATAGCCGGCCATGGGCTGGGTCTCCGAGCCACCGCCGGTGAGGACGTAGAACACGTCGAACACGCGCAGCGCATCGAGCAGGCGGAACAGCGCGGCCACCATCAGCGGCCCCTTCACGAGCGGCAACGTGATGCGGAAGAACGCGAGGAGGGGGCCCGCGCCGTCGAGCCGCGCGGCTTCATAGACATCCTCCGGAAGAAGCTGGAGCGCGGCGAGCAGCAACAGCGCCATGAACGGCGTCGCCTTCCACACGTCCACCATCACCACGGCCCAGAACGCGAGCGACGGCTCGGCCGTCCACGCCAACGGTTCGGAGAGCAGGCCCAGCCGCAGCAGCACGGCGTTGATGACGCCGTAGACGTCATGAAACATCCAGGCCCACATCTTCGCGGACACGACGGTGGGAATGGCCCAAGGCACGAGCACCGCCGCACGCACGAGCCCGCGCCCCGCGAAGCGCCGATGGAGCACGAGCGCGATGCCCATCCCCAACACCGACTCCAACAGCACGGACACGAGGGCAAACCGCACCGTCGTCCACACCGCGGTCCACCAGTCCGGATCCTCCAGCACGGACAGGAAGCTCTCCAGGCCCACGAAGCGCGCCGCGCTCAAGTCCGTCAGCCGCGCATCCGTGAACGAGAACCCCACCGTGCGAGCCAGGGGCCAACCAGCCACCAGGGCAATGCCCACCAGTGTGGGAAGCAAGAACACCCACGCGGCGCGCGCACGCTGACGCGCGAGAACAGAGGCGCCACCGCGGTGGCTTGCCGTCACCACCGCCCTCCTCGACTGAGCCGCACGAGCTTCTGCTGGGCCTTCCGCAAGTTCTCCTGCGCGGAGCCTCGGCCCGAGAGCGTGGCGTGCACGGCGTTGCGGATATCCGCGCTCACCTGGTTGTACTTCGCGCCCGTCACGGTGGGCCGAGCCACCGCGTTCGCAAAGGTCTCCGCCAGGCTGCCCATGAAGGGATTGGCGCGAAGGATGTCCGGGTCGCGATACAGCGCCACCCGCGTGGGATTGAACGACGCCACGAGCGCCCGGCGCTTCTGCTCCTCCGCGCTGGTGAGGAACTTCACGAGCTGCACCGCGAGTTCCGGCTGCGTGGAGAAACGCGACACACCGAGCTGCCAACCGCCCAGCGTCCCCACGGACCGCCCCTCCGGGCCGCCCCGAGGCAGCGCCATCACCCCCACCTTGCCGCGCACGGGGCTCTCTGCGGAGTTCGCCAATGCCCACGCATACGGCCAGTTGCGCATGAACACCGCGTTGCCCGACTGGAAGACGCCGCGAGCCCCCTCCTCCTCGTAGCTGAGCACGCCTGGAGGAACGACGTTGCCCATCAGCGACGCGATGAAGGACACGGCCTCCACCGCTCGCGGGTTGTCGAGCGTCACCTGTCCCTGTGCATCCACGAACGTGCCGCCGCCGAACGAGTCCACCCACTCGAGCGCGTTGCACGTCAGCCCCTCGTAGGCCTTGCCCTGGAACACGAAGCCCGTGAGCCTCACCTGTCCCGCGCGGTGCTCGCCCTCCAGCACCCCCTTCGCGGTGCGCGCGAGCGCCTGCCACGTATCAGGTGGACGCTGTTGATACTTCTCCAGCAGGTCCTTGCGGTAGTAGAGCAGGCCCGCGTCCACGAACCAGGGGATGGCCACGAGCCGCCCGTCCACGGTGTTGTTGCGCATGAGCGCGGGGAAGAAGGCCGCGCGCTCCGCCTCGGGGAAGTAGGGCCGCAGGTCGATGAAGAACGGGCCCACGATGCCCGGCCACACCACGTCGATCCGGAAGACGTCGATGTCGCTGCCGCCCGCGGCGAGGAGCTGCTGGAACATCGTCAACTGCTGGCCCGCGTCCGTGGGCACGGACACGAGCGACACCTCGTTCCCCGTCTGGCGCGCCCACGCCTCCGCGCCCTGCCGACACAGCTCCTGCTCCTGCCCCACGCTCCCGCACGCGATGTTCAGCCGCGCCGCTCCCGCCGCCACCGGGACGAAGAGCATCAGGGCGAGCATCCGTCCCATCCGTACCATGGACATCGGAGGTCCCTCCACGCCCCGCGCTAGCACGGCGCGCGCGAAGACCTCGGCGGGTCCGATGCGGCACTGTCGGGTATCGGCCGAAGCGCGGCGCGCTCAGCCGCGGGGCTCGACCTTGAAGCGGCTCGTGACGATGGTCAGGCCTTCGGCCACGGCCTGGAGGTCCTGCGCGATGCGGGTGGTGCGCCCCGTGGCGTCCACGCCTTGCTTCACGAGTTCCGCCACATTGCGAGCGCCCTGCACGGCCTGCTCGCTGGACTGGCGCTGCTGGCGCGTGGCGATGGTGATCTGCCGCGCGGCCTCGCTCGTTCCGCGCGCCAACTCGACGATGCGCTGAAAGACGGAGGAGGCCTGCTCCGCCACCTCCACGCCTCGGTCGCTCGTGGCCATGCCCATGCGCGACTTCGACACGGCCTCTTCGCCCGAGTCCTGCACTTTCTCCACGATGCGCGCGATGTCGCGCGCGGACGCGGACACGTTCTCCGCGAGCTTGCGCATCTCCGCGGCCACCAGCGAGAAGCCGCGCCCCACCTCGCCCGCCTTCGTTCCCTCCAGCGCCGCGTTGAGCGCGAGCAGGTCCGAGCGCTCCGCCACCTGGTTGATGACCTGCGCGATCTTCGACACCTGCCGCAGGTCCTGGTTGAGGCCCACGATGGCGTCGGCCACGCCCTTGGACTCGATGCGGATGTCGTTGATGCCCTGCACCACCTGCGCGACCACGGCCATCGCCTCGGCCACGGCCTCGTGCGTGCGCCGGGCGCTGGACTCCACCACCTCGGTCGAGCTGGAGATCTGCTCGGCGGTGCGGCTCAGCTCCTCGAACGTCGCGGCGATCTGCTGCGCGTACGCCGCTTGTTGGCTGATGACGTGCTCCTGATCCGCCGAGGCGCCCAGCAGCCCACGCGACGCGGTGGAGAGCTGCTCCGTGCGGGACACCAACTCCAGCACCGTGGTGCGCAGCGTGCCCAGCATCTCGTTGAACGAGTGCGCCATGCGCCGCACCTCGCCGGACGCGGAAACTTCCAGCTCGCCGCGCGCCAGCTCGCCCCGAGCCACCTCGCGCGCGACCTCCGCCACGCGAGAGACAGGCGCGGAGATGGCTCGGCTGATCACCACCGCCAGGCCCAGGCCGAGCAGCGTCGCGCACAGGTATCCCAGCAGCGAGTAACCCCTCACGCTCCCGAGCGCCTGCTCCAGGTCGTCCGTGCCGAACCCCGCCACATAGACGTGTGCGCCCGCCGGGCAGCGCACCACCACCAGGCTCTCCCTTCGCTCGACGCCGCACGCCTCCGTGGGCAGCTCCCCCGCGGCCAGCACGTCACCCGGGACGCGACCGCGCGCGTGGATGACCGAGCCATCCCGCTGAAGCACGCCCTGGAAGCGCACCCCGAGACCGCCTGCTTCCGTCCGGGAGAACACCTCGTCGAGCCGAGCCCGAGCGGTGTCGGAGCCATCCACTCCCACCGCCGCGGGATGACTCGCCACCAGCGAGGCCACCGCGCGTGCGCGCTGGTCCAGCACTTGAAGTCCCGCCGCGCGCTGCCGTGCCGGGAAGTACCCGCCGCTGAACAGGACCACCGCGAGGCAGGGAACGAGCACCGCGATCGCCACCTGCACCCGCAAGCTCAGACGCCCCCACATGCAGCGGCTCCCCTCTGGATGATCCGTGCCGGGGACGCTAGGCGCTGTGCGACATCAGCGTCAAACTCGCACCCCGTCCCCCACGAATCACGGCCCGAACCGGGTGCGACCCGAGCGGCCGGGCGACGCATGCGCGACTGATGGCCTCGATTGCTCTTTCCACCGTCTTCTCAAGGGGTTGGGGCGCCCAGCTGGGGACTTTCCCTTTGACACGGCGCGGAGGGTGTCATTAGGGTCCGCGCCCGATGATTACTCCCCTCGCACCGTACCTGCCGCTGGCAGTGGTGCTGCTGCTGGCCGGCCTCATGGCGATGGCCATCCCGCAGCTGACCACTCGGCTGGGACCGAAGCGCCCCAGCGCCATCAAGTCGTCCCCCTTCGAGGCGGGTTCCGAGTCGAGCGGCCCTGCACGTCAGCGCTTCGCGGTGAAGTTCTACGTGGTCGCGCTGCTCTTCATCGTGTTCGACGTGGAAGCGGTGTTCCTGTACCCCTGGGCAGTGAACTTCCAAGCGCTCGGCTGGTTCGGCTACGTCGAGATGCTGGTTTTCGCGGCGACGCTGATCGTGGGCCTTATCTACGTTTGGAAGAAGGGCGCTCTCGACTGGGAGAGCTGAGCAATCATGGCTGATAGCGACATCGCACCGATTCTGACCACCCGTCACGAAGAGGCCATGGGCTTCTTCCAGCGCATGGTCTCCAAGGGGCTCGGCTGGGCCCGCAAGTACTCTCTCTTCACCTACCCGTACGCCACCGCCTGCTGCGGCATGGAGTACATGTCCGTGGCGGCCAGCCGGCACGACATCTCCCGCTTCGGCGCCGAGTTCCCCCGGTTCTCGCCGCGTCAGGCGGACCTGCTCATGGTGGTGGGCACCATCAACCTGAAGCAGGCCCCCATCCTCAAGCGCGTCTACGAGCAGATGTGCGAGCCCAAGTGGGTCGTCGCCTTCGGCGTGTGCGCCTCGTCGGGTGGCTTCTACGACAACTACGCGGTGCTCCAGGGCATCGACCGCATCATCCCGGTGGACGTGTACATCCCCGGCTGCCCGCCGCGCCCCGAGCAGGTGCTCGACGGCCTGATGATGCTCCAGGACAAGATTGGCTCGCAGGTCCACCGCATCGCGGATCGCGGCCAGCCCAACGCCACCGCCGCGCACCACGAGCGGATGCTCAACGCCGGCAAGTAGCTCCGCGCGTCGTTCGCGCCAAGGTCCCGGGCCCCTGCCCCTCTCCCCTTCGGAGAGGAGCTGGGGCCCGCGCCATTTCCGGGCCTACCAGCGGTGATAGGCGGGGTGGCCTTCCTTCACCGCGACGAAGGTGCCTCGGCACAGCGCGGTCACCTTGCCGCCCGCGGTGAGCGTGCCCTCGATGACGGCGCGATCTCCCTGCACCTGCACGGGCTTGGCCTCCAGGCGCACCGGTCCAGACATGGGCGTGGGGCGCTTGAGGGTGATGGCGTAGTCCGCGGTGACCGTGCACGGAGGCGACGAGGCCCCCTGCGCCTTCATCAAGTGGTACGCGGCTGTCCAGTTGCAGTGGCAGTCCAGCAGCGCGCCAATGATTCCGCCGTTGAGGACGCCGGGGAAGGCCTGGTGGTGCTCGGACGGAGTCCACTCCGCCACGACGAGGTCACCCTCCACGCGGCTGCGGATTCGCAGTCCCTGGGGGTTCGCCGGGCCGCAACCGAAGCAGGCGTTGTGAGGGGCGTAGGTTTCCTGAAGGCTCGGGGAGTCTGTCGTCGACATGGCCCGCCACCTTACGCCAGCCGCGCTCGGGTGCGCGTTCCCTGACGCCATCCAGCCACGCGGCCAGCGCGTCCGCGTCCGGCCCCTCACAGTCGCCCTCGCATGAGCGCAGCTCGCTGCCGTCCGCCTGGGGGCGGTCCACCACCCAGCGCTGTCCGTCGAAGGCGCCCCGGTCCTTCTCCTTGAGCACCGCGTCGCCCGCCACGTCCTTCATCTCCACCACGCCGTCCGGGAGGATCCGATACGCGTTGAAGTCGCGCGGAGCGCCGGGCCAGTGGCCCGGGCTGAAAACCTCGGGGCTCACGTGCGTGTAGCCCGTCTCCGCGTAGAGCGGTGTGGGCTCACGCTCCTCGCCGCGAAGCAGCGGCGCCAAGGACACCCCATCCACGTCCCGAGGCACCACCAGCCCGGACAACTCCAGCAGCGTGGGCCCCACGTCCACCAATCGCACGAGGGCCTCGACCTCCCCGGGGCCGCGACCCCACCGACGCGGCGGCTTCACCGCGAGCAGGATGTGGTTCTCCTCGTCCGTCAGCCGCGCGCCGTGCACGGACGTGGCCCCCGCCAGGTCCGGGCGGTCCGCATGGAAGCTCTCGCCGTGGTCCGAGAACAGGACGATGAGCGCGTCGTCGTAGCGCCCCGTGCGCCGCAGGTCCTCCAGCAGCCGCCCCACCTGCGCGTCCGCCTGAGCCAGCAGCTCGTCATAGAGCGCCTCCGCGCCCTCGCGATTCCACCCGCCCTTGGCCCCCGGCGACACCGGAGCGAAGTGCATGCGGAGCCGGCGCTCCAGGGGCTCGCTGGCCGCGACATAGCGACGGTAGAACGGGTACACCGGGTCGCCGGGGAAGTGCGCGGCGGTGGCGTGGAAGGCGAACAGCGTGGGGCCGGAAGCGGCCTCGCTGCCCAACCGCGCGGACAGTCGCGACGCGTAGCCCAGCGGATCGTGGATGCCCGCCAGCGCGCGGTTGTCAATGAACTCGGGCACCCACGCCGCGCCGAGCGCGTTGTCCGCGAACATCCCGAGCGCGCGGTAGCGCAGCTTCTCCAGCGCGAAGTTGATGGCACCGTGTGGCGGTTGCAACCGGGTGGCGAAACCCGAAGCCGGCCCTTCGTGGTGGAAGCGCGAGCAGTCGGTGGCGAAGACGGTGCGCCAACCCGCCTCGGTGAAGGCGGACGCGAAGGTCTCCGCGGGCACCATCCGTGAGTCCGCCGTGAGCGGATAGCGCACCCCGGTTCGCGTGGGCCACCGCGCGGTGAGCATCGATCGCCACGCGGGCTCGGTCTGGGCAATGGGCGTGTACGCGTGGGTGAACTGAGTGGCGTCCTCGAGGAAGCGCGCGACGTTCGGCGCCACTCCGCGCCTGGAGGCCTCCAAGCGATCCGGCCGGAAGGCATCGATGCCGATGAGCACGACGAGGGGCGGCTGCTTCGCCCCGGCCTTCCGCGCGGGCGCCCAGCTCCAGAACCCGACCGCCGCCACACCCGCCGCGACGAGGCCGAGCGACACCGCGCGAGGTACGGCGCGCACCCGCGGCGCCAGCCGGACCGCATGCACAAGGACCCACGCCAGCGCGACACCGCGAGGGTGCCAGGGCTGGCCATGGTCCACGAGCCACGCCAGCACGGGACGCATCGACGGCAGGTCATCGAACAAGGCCGGGCGCGCGATGGCGCGGTCCCACGTGAGCAGACCGAAGAGCACCACGCCCTGCCCCATCGTCACGAGCGCCCGCACCCCGCCGCGAGCCCCCCACGCATGCGCGAGAAGCCCCGCGCCCAGCGACAGCAACGCCCCCGCCAGCGCATACACGGTCGCCACGCGCAGCAGCAGCTCCGGCAGCAGCGGACGGACCACGGCGGCGAGCGCCGCATAGGGACCGTCCACGGGGATGTCCACGCCCACCGCGCCCGCGCGCAGCAGGCCCGCCGTCTCCGCGCCGAAGAGCGCCAGCCCTCCCAGGACACCCAGAGCCAGGTGCCAACACACGAGACGCTGGAGGCCGGACGGGGGGGAAGCAGGCATGCGCCGCCTCTATACCGAATGGCACACGCACGCCAAGACGAGCGGCCCTCCCAGGGCGACGCGGGACACCGGGGAGTGGAACCGGACCGCCCCGCAGGGTAAGGGGAGGCGCGTGCAGGCCAGCGACATGGAGGGGATGGACGAATCGGTGGGTCGCGCGCTCGGACGCGAGCGCTGGGCCAACGGCCGCCACATGGCGTGGGTGCGCCTGGGCGCGGTCAGCCTCCTGTTCGGCGTGGTGTTCTACCTGGGGCACGCTCGGGGACTCGCGGACTGGGAGGTCTACCTGGGCCCCTTCGCGGTCTACTGGATGTGCACCGCCGCGGTGGGCGTCGCGGTGGCGACCTCTCGGAGGGCCGCGCAGTGGGCGGGCCTGTCCATCGCCTTCATCGACGTGCCCGCGGTGTTCTGGCTCCAGCACCTCGCGCTGCCCGTGTCGCCCTCTCCGGGCGGCGTGGCGGGCTTCACGCTGGGCATCTTCGTCGTGCTGGTGCTCTTGTCCGCGCTGGGACTGCGACGCGCGGTGACGGCGATGGTGACGGCCATCAGCGCCCTGGCGGAGATGCGGCTCCAGCAGGAGGCCCACATCGGCATCGGGGCGCAGGTGGCCGCGCTCGTCATGCTCGCCGTGGCGGCCGCCGGAGCCAGCCGGCTGCTCCAGCGCGTGCGCGCGCTCTCCGCCGCCGTCAGCCGCGAGGAACTCAAGCGCGCCCGGCTCGGCCGCTACTTCTCCCCCGCTGTCGCGGAGCGCCTCCAGCACTTCGCCTCGCCCCTGCCGGAGCTGCGCGAGGTCACCGTGCTCTTCGCCGACGTCCGCGACTTCACGGCGCTCAGCGAGCGGCTGCCCCCCGGCCAGGTCGTCGAACTCCTCAACGAGTACTACGGGCGCATGGTCGAGGTGGTGTTCCGCCACAATGGAACGCTCGACAAGTTCATCGGCGATGCACTGATGGTGTACTTCGGCGCCCCCCTGGACGACCCGCACCACGCCCGGAGCGCGGTGCGGTGCGCCCTGGACATGGTGAAGGAGCTGGAGGCCGTCAACGCCGAGCGCGCCCGCCGGGGCGAACCCGGCCTCCGGATGGGGGTCGGCGTCCACACCGGCCCCGTGGTGCTGGGCAACATCGGCTCCACGGCCCGTCGCATGGAGTACACCGCTATTGGTGACACGGTGAACCTGGCCAGCCGCATCGAGGGGCTGACCAAGCAGCTGGGCGTGGTGGCGCTCGCGTCGCAGGCCACCCGGGAGAAGGCCGGCTCGGCGTTCGAGTGGGCGGCGGCCCCCGTGACGTCCGTCCCCGGCAAGAGCCAGCCCGTGGCCACTTTCATCCCCGCGCCGGCCCTTTCGGGCGGCTCGAACGCGGCGGCGTGACCCCTCGGGACGGGTCGCCCGCCCGTCCAGCGGCGGGGCGGATCCACCTGTCCGCTTCTGGCTCGCCTAAGTGGCCTACATGCCTGAGGGTTTACGTTGACGCCCCCTGGGGACGGTCCCTATAACGCCGCCGATTCCTCTGCCGTCATCGAGGCTACCCCTTGAGCATTTTCGCGTTGGACAGGGTCACCGCCCAATTTCCCGAGGCGGTCGCGGAGCGCTACGTCGACCGCGCCGGCGGCGCCTGGGCCGTCATCCATGCCGACTGGCTGCCGAAGGTCGCCGCGTTCCTGAAGAACGACCCCGAGCTGAACTTCAAGCTGTTCGGCTCCGCGGATGCCGTGGATCGCTTGCACCTCGCCGAGA from Myxococcaceae bacterium JPH2 carries:
- a CDS encoding HAMP domain-containing protein, which codes for MWGRLSLRVQVAIAVLVPCLAVVLFSGGYFPARQRAAGLQVLDQRARAVASLVASHPAAVGVDGSDTARARLDEVFSRTEAGGLGVRFQGVLQRDGSVIHARGRVPGDVLAAGELPTEACGVERRESLVVVRCPAGAHVYVAGFGTDDLEQALGSVRGYSLLGYLCATLLGLGLAVVISRAISAPVSRVAEVAREVARGELARGELEVSASGEVRRMAHSFNEMLGTLRTTVLELVSRTEQLSTASRGLLGASADQEHVISQQAAYAQQIAATFEELSRTAEQISSSTEVVESSARRTHEAVAEAMAVVAQVVQGINDIRIESKGVADAIVGLNQDLRQVSKIAQVINQVAERSDLLALNAALEGTKAGEVGRGFSLVAAEMRKLAENVSASARDIARIVEKVQDSGEEAVSKSRMGMATSDRGVEVAEQASSVFQRIVELARGTSEAARQITIATRQQRQSSEQAVQGARNVAELVKQGVDATGRTTRIAQDLQAVAEGLTIVTSRFKVEPRG
- a CDS encoding deoxyhypusine synthase family protein: MAKTSSSPKKSLRHAYSGARKADPRPITGKEKPAELLAHAFSAYVGRQERTAFELMSKSMEQDASIFLTLSGAMTPAGLHQSCLIPLIEKGVISAITTTGANLYHDAHRIIGHAIREVNPNAGDLQYRLARIIRIYDLGFWEEALLDTDRLFSAIIRGPEFQRKMTTPEFHYLLGKAIHGIEKQLGVKQPSLLSTCYKHAVPIWVGAVQDGSIFLNIVKLKRLLGDDFKFELDINDDVYSMAAMQHFCRHNFSKRLAIWILGGGVPKNYTLQGEPLLDQILNVPTTGFDIDVQFCVDPVDNGALSSCPAGEGHTWGKVSVEAVETGSVYVHCDVTAVFPWLTHALLNEPKNKRKPMRLMDKMGEALAFLDGDVRKRSKALMKTLDWSIEEAEPATKKDAGKHEAYVR
- a CDS encoding ABC transporter substrate-binding protein; amino-acid sequence: MSMVRMGRMLALMLFVPVAAGAARLNIACGSVGQEQELCRQGAEAWARQTGNEVSLVSVPTDAGQQLTMFQQLLAAGGSDIDVFRIDVVWPGIVGPFFIDLRPYFPEAERAAFFPALMRNNTVDGRLVAIPWFVDAGLLYYRKDLLEKYQQRPPDTWQALARTAKGVLEGEHRAGQVRLTGFVFQGKAYEGLTCNALEWVDSFGGGTFVDAQGQVTLDNPRAVEAVSFIASLMGNVVPPGVLSYEEEGARGVFQSGNAVFMRNWPYAWALANSAESPVRGKVGVMALPRGGPEGRSVGTLGGWQLGVSRFSTQPELAVQLVKFLTSAEEQKRRALVASFNPTRVALYRDPDILRANPFMGSLAETFANAVARPTVTGAKYNQVSADIRNAVHATLSGRGSAQENLRKAQQKLVRLSRGGRW
- a CDS encoding OsmC family protein — translated: MSQQPVVPSPGVVMTLVSAPQFKTQLTHGPSGTALQTEAPRDNGGTGGSFSPTDLLAASLASCAVTTMQLMAGRENIPLHGEVRARVEKRMTPPPRRVGELVLDLQMPAGLSREHRARLEQIAHECPVARSLHPDVKVPMTFTYPD
- a CDS encoding NADH-quinone oxidoreductase subunit B, which produces MADSDIAPILTTRHEEAMGFFQRMVSKGLGWARKYSLFTYPYATACCGMEYMSVAASRHDISRFGAEFPRFSPRQADLLMVVGTINLKQAPILKRVYEQMCEPKWVVAFGVCASSGGFYDNYAVLQGIDRIIPVDVYIPGCPPRPEQVLDGLMMLQDKIGSQVHRIADRGQPNATAAHHERMLNAGK
- a CDS encoding sugar ABC transporter permease; the protein is MVTASHRGGASVLARQRARAAWVFLLPTLVGIALVAGWPLARTVGFSFTDARLTDLSAARFVGLESFLSVLEDPDWWTAVWTTVRFALVSVLLESVLGMGIALVLHRRFAGRGLVRAAVLVPWAIPTVVSAKMWAWMFHDVYGVINAVLLRLGLLSEPLAWTAEPSLAFWAVVMVDVWKATPFMALLLLAALQLLPEDVYEAARLDGAGPLLAFFRITLPLVKGPLMVAALFRLLDALRVFDVFYVLTGGGSETQPMAGYARQWMFEFQELGVGSAAATLLVLLIALLTAVYLVLGRVRLDVGES
- a CDS encoding PHP domain-containing protein, with the translated sequence MIDLHSHTTASDGQYTPQELMSRARAAGVTVLAVTDHDTVAGLAQAEEAARAHGVELVPGIELSAFVLGREAHILGHFVNREDPALSLFEERLRKERDDRMEAMVARMRELGYPIRMEHVRAVAGDAQLGRPHLARVMVDQGWCRDVKDAFDRFLGTGRMAWVERFKLDGADAIQLIRHAGGTATLAHPASSRLERGEIRALAQAGLAGLEMSHSDPNPSVQRKYLGFAAEFDLVPTAGSDFHGEKVVPDQRLGSAAMAPELFQKLRARAAIPSARPR
- a CDS encoding carbohydrate ABC transporter permease, which produces MTRVLRRVAFAGLVALVLLYTLFPFYWAIASSLTTGSALFEPRPWPAHPAWSNYTQVFAQQPFARNILNSILVSSGVVGLSLLLGVTAAHSLGRVSFRGRRTLLLALLGVSMFPQVAVLSGMFELVRGLGLYNTLPALVLSNLVLTLPFTVWLLTTFMRELPVELEEAAVVDGATPWMVLTRVFLPLLGPALVTTGLLAFIAAWNEFLFALTFTLTDAKRTVPVAIALLSGGSAYELPWGLIMAASVIVTVPLVLLVLVLQRRIVAGLTAGALKG
- a CDS encoding NADH-quinone oxidoreductase subunit A, translated to MITPLAPYLPLAVVLLLAGLMAMAIPQLTTRLGPKRPSAIKSSPFEAGSESSGPARQRFAVKFYVVALLFIVFDVEAVFLYPWAVNFQALGWFGYVEMLVFAATLIVGLIYVWKKGALDWES
- a CDS encoding PaaI family thioesterase; the protein is MSTTDSPSLQETYAPHNACFGCGPANPQGLRIRSRVEGDLVVAEWTPSEHHQAFPGVLNGGIIGALLDCHCNWTAAYHLMKAQGASSPPCTVTADYAITLKRPTPMSGPVRLEAKPVQVQGDRAVIEGTLTAGGKVTALCRGTFVAVKEGHPAYHRW